One genomic region from Burkholderia latens encodes:
- a CDS encoding DUF1415 domain-containing protein, producing MTDSRPESQDDIVAATRHWLARAVIGLNLCPFAKSVYVKEQVRYAISEATTLEDALADLETELRALEAADPQQVDTTLVIYPRVFADFVDYNDALFFADRLVQQLRLDGVLQIASFHPEYRFEGSEADDIENYTNRAPYPILHLLREDSIARAVNAFPDASAIYEKNQETLRRLGHDGWREWMRRPDDDV from the coding sequence ATGACCGATAGCCGCCCCGAATCTCAAGACGACATCGTCGCCGCCACCCGGCACTGGCTCGCGCGCGCGGTGATCGGGCTCAATCTGTGCCCGTTTGCGAAAAGCGTGTATGTGAAGGAACAGGTGCGCTATGCGATCAGCGAAGCAACGACACTGGAGGATGCGCTCGCCGATCTCGAAACCGAATTGCGCGCGCTCGAGGCCGCGGACCCGCAACAGGTCGACACGACGCTCGTGATCTACCCGCGCGTTTTCGCGGACTTCGTCGACTACAACGACGCGCTGTTCTTCGCCGACCGGCTGGTGCAGCAATTACGCCTCGACGGCGTACTGCAGATCGCGAGCTTCCATCCCGAGTACCGGTTCGAAGGCAGCGAAGCCGACGACATCGAGAACTACACCAACCGCGCGCCGTATCCGATCCTGCACCTGCTGCGCGAGGACAGCATCGCGCGCGCGGTGAATGCGTTCCCGGACGCATCGGCGATCTACGAGAAAAACCAGGAAACGCTGCGCCGCCTCGGGCACGACGGCTGGCGTGAATGGATGCGCCGCCCGGACGACGACGTCTGA
- a CDS encoding TetR/AcrR family transcriptional regulator, with protein MSGIEAANKPLAQPSARRTRRPIAAAAAQEHLLRAAQELFYKEGVRAVGVEAVVERAGVNKMSLYRQFSSKDELILAYLERMDACFFERLDSSVAKHPGQPRAQLIQYFTDLAERATQKDYRGCPFVNVAAEFPDASHPARERVAQNKEQLMKRLVELCKGAGARQPQALADALALVVEGIYAASQTYRHGETPIGTAPALVTQLIEAACV; from the coding sequence ATGTCGGGCATCGAGGCCGCCAACAAGCCGCTGGCGCAACCGTCGGCGCGGCGCACGCGCCGGCCCATCGCCGCGGCCGCCGCGCAGGAGCACCTGCTGCGCGCCGCGCAGGAGTTGTTTTACAAGGAAGGCGTGCGCGCAGTCGGCGTCGAGGCGGTCGTGGAACGCGCGGGCGTCAACAAGATGAGCCTGTACCGTCAGTTCTCGTCGAAGGACGAACTGATCCTCGCGTATCTGGAGCGCATGGATGCGTGCTTCTTCGAGCGTCTCGATTCGAGCGTCGCGAAGCATCCGGGCCAGCCCAGGGCGCAGCTGATCCAGTATTTCACCGATCTCGCCGAGCGCGCAACGCAGAAGGACTATCGCGGCTGCCCGTTCGTCAATGTCGCGGCCGAATTCCCGGATGCGTCGCATCCCGCGCGCGAGCGTGTCGCGCAGAACAAGGAACAGCTGATGAAGCGGCTCGTCGAGCTGTGCAAAGGGGCCGGCGCGCGGCAGCCGCAGGCGCTCGCCGATGCGCTGGCGCTCGTCGTCGAAGGCATCTACGCGGCCAGCCAGACCTACCGGCATGGTGAAACGCCGATCGGCACCGCGCCCGCGCTGGTAACGCAACTGATCGAAGCCGCATGCGTATGA